One region of Estrella lausannensis genomic DNA includes:
- a CDS encoding DUF11 domain-containing protein has protein sequence MRNKTRVLSSLFLLCAAALLWVGCSRGSYYSSSCYDPCNPCGPVCVETCEPVCDPCDPCGPEPLCKPLPRCCHPHSNELCCLDGITVSARNPEMCMLGDQYPLEFDVKACDDVCDVEVTTTLPDGVSYVRSQPEATVQGKKVTWNFGGMSKGQCISAKIWVRCECEGELCACFCASAKPVRFCSLLCAKPVLVCSKCGPEECTPGDPINYTVTVTNRGSCTATGVVVTDNVPEGLEHSSGLRTLTFNLGNLEPCQTKKINMCFTACKRGEICNTVTATACNAEPSSCSSKCIVCAECAECVKTGPKEVAIGKNADYTITVTNTGDKPLTEVVVTDHAPNATSIVAAPGAKISGNQAQWKVKQLNAGEKATFNITLTTCTPGCFTNRVSMTNCQGCNRCCEFTTRWRGRPALTMCINDTADPICIGEPTSYCVEVTNQGSESDQNVVLVVRFPPEITPESLGGEVPGAINGQTVTFEPHNNFAPRQTLVYRINARGKSSGDARVVAEVSSESIKKPIVQQESTIVN, from the coding sequence ATGAGAAATAAAACGCGAGTACTTTCCTCGTTGTTTCTCCTGTGCGCGGCAGCTCTGTTGTGGGTAGGTTGTTCAAGAGGAAGCTACTACTCTTCCTCCTGTTACGACCCCTGCAACCCATGTGGTCCGGTTTGCGTGGAGACTTGCGAACCAGTATGCGATCCCTGCGATCCATGCGGTCCCGAGCCTCTTTGCAAGCCGTTACCCAGATGCTGTCATCCGCACTCAAACGAGTTGTGCTGCTTAGACGGAATCACCGTTTCAGCCCGCAACCCGGAAATGTGCATGCTTGGCGATCAATATCCTCTGGAATTTGACGTGAAAGCTTGCGATGACGTCTGTGATGTAGAAGTCACAACGACTCTTCCAGACGGCGTCAGCTATGTACGAAGCCAGCCAGAAGCGACTGTTCAAGGTAAAAAAGTTACCTGGAACTTTGGCGGAATGAGCAAAGGCCAGTGCATCTCAGCCAAAATCTGGGTACGATGCGAGTGTGAAGGCGAACTCTGTGCATGCTTCTGCGCTAGCGCGAAGCCTGTCAGATTCTGCTCCCTCCTTTGCGCCAAGCCTGTTCTGGTTTGCTCCAAGTGCGGACCTGAAGAGTGCACTCCCGGCGATCCAATCAACTACACTGTAACAGTAACCAACAGAGGAAGCTGCACAGCGACTGGCGTAGTTGTAACGGACAACGTACCTGAAGGACTTGAGCACTCCAGCGGCTTGAGAACCCTGACATTCAACCTGGGCAACTTAGAGCCCTGCCAGACAAAGAAGATCAATATGTGCTTCACAGCTTGCAAGCGCGGCGAAATCTGCAACACAGTGACCGCCACTGCCTGCAACGCAGAACCATCCTCTTGCTCTTCCAAGTGCATCGTCTGCGCAGAATGTGCTGAGTGCGTAAAAACTGGTCCTAAAGAAGTGGCAATCGGCAAAAACGCCGACTACACGATCACTGTGACCAACACAGGCGACAAACCTTTAACAGAGGTTGTAGTAACTGACCATGCGCCCAACGCGACATCCATCGTAGCGGCTCCTGGAGCAAAAATCAGCGGCAACCAAGCCCAGTGGAAAGTTAAGCAATTAAATGCTGGCGAAAAAGCAACTTTCAACATCACGTTGACAACTTGCACACCAGGCTGCTTCACCAACCGCGTTAGCATGACTAACTGCCAAGGCTGCAACCGCTGCTGCGAATTCACAACACGTTGGAGAGGACGTCCTGCTCTGACAATGTGCATCAATGATACAGCAGACCCGATCTGCATTGGCGAACCGACAAGCTATTGCGTCGAAGTCACCAACCAAGGATCCGAATCTGACCAGAACGTAGTTCTCGTCGTGCGCTTCCCACCGGAAATCACTCCGGAGAGCCTCGGTGGAGAAGTTCCTGGCGCGATCAACGGTCAAACTGTAACATTCGAGCCACACAACAACTTCGCCCCAAGACAGACATTGGTATATCGTATCAATGCTAGAGGTAAATCCTCGGGCGATGCACGCGTTGTTGCTGAAGTAAGTTCGGAATCCATCAAGAAACCGATCGTACAACAAGAAAGCACCATCGTTAACTAA
- a CDS encoding NAD(+)/NADH kinase: MEKKPTTIALFPNIQKQHSTSIAIGIKEFLLQRKIRVVAEDQEASHIGALPLSSVNPKEIDIVISLGGDGTILRLVQRHPEITAPIVGINLGSLGFMADVPVTEIYPTLEDLIQGNYKVQNRLMMEGTTTSLQSCIALNEIVIHRAQNPCLVDLAIHVDGIYLNTFSADGIIISTPSGSTAYSLAAGGPIVTPELEAFVITPISPHTISNRPIVLMPKTEIQIQYISDYEPVEVTYDGFAHFTVATGEVFHVSASKRYFRLISLPHHDYFSTLRKKLGWTGKLKA; encoded by the coding sequence GTGGAAAAAAAACCAACGACTATCGCCCTCTTTCCAAACATACAAAAACAGCACTCGACGAGCATTGCCATCGGCATCAAAGAGTTTTTGCTACAAAGAAAAATCCGGGTCGTGGCTGAAGACCAAGAGGCCAGCCATATCGGTGCCCTACCACTTTCGTCCGTTAATCCCAAAGAGATCGATATCGTAATCTCGCTGGGTGGCGATGGCACAATATTACGCCTTGTGCAGCGGCATCCCGAAATCACCGCGCCAATTGTCGGCATCAACCTTGGGAGTTTAGGGTTTATGGCCGATGTTCCTGTGACAGAGATCTATCCGACACTGGAAGATTTGATTCAGGGCAACTATAAAGTACAAAACCGCCTGATGATGGAGGGCACTACCACCTCATTGCAATCGTGCATTGCCCTAAACGAAATTGTCATTCACAGAGCACAAAACCCATGCCTGGTAGACCTTGCCATCCATGTCGACGGCATCTATCTGAATACTTTCTCTGCCGACGGCATCATCATTTCAACTCCCTCCGGATCAACAGCCTATTCGCTTGCTGCCGGCGGACCGATCGTGACCCCGGAACTGGAAGCCTTTGTTATCACACCTATCAGTCCCCACACCATATCCAACAGGCCGATTGTCTTGATGCCAAAAACGGAAATCCAAATTCAGTACATCAGCGACTATGAGCCCGTGGAAGTGACCTATGACGGGTTCGCTCATTTCACAGTGGCGACCGGAGAAGTCTTTCACGTCAGTGCCTCAAAGCGCTATTTCAGGCTAATCAGTCTGCCGCACCATGACTACTTCTCGACTTTGAGAAAAAAATTAGGGTGGACAGGGAAGCTAAAAGCTTGA